The Echeneis naucrates chromosome 10, fEcheNa1.1, whole genome shotgun sequence genome has a window encoding:
- the fbxl3l gene encoding F-box/LRR-repeat protein 3 — MKRGRTGLKPKGQVFPYHEEKAKRQKQGPSSFASSPAEDWGNLPHYVILQIFQHLSLIDRARASSVCRRWNDVFHTPDLWRKFEFELNQPATSYLRSTHPDLIQQIIKKHAQHLQYVSFKVDSCIDSAEAACDILSQLVNCTIKTLGLISTARPSFMDVSQAHFVSALTVVFVNSKSLSSIKIEDTPVDDPSLKVLVANNSDTLKLLKMSSCPHVSPAGILCVADQCHGLRELALNYHLLSDELLLALSSEKHVHLEHLRIDVVSENPGQTHFHTIKRSSWEALVRHSPKVNIVMYFFLYEEEFEPFFCEETPVTHLYFGRAVSKDMLGRIGLNCPRLVELVVCANGLEPLDEELIRIAERCKSLTAIGLGECEVTCSGFVEFVKMCGGRLTQLSIMEEVLIPDSSYNMEQIHSEVSKHLGRIWFPDMMPTW, encoded by the exons ATGAAACGAGGAAGAACAGGTCTCAAACCAAAGGGCCAGGTTTTCCCTTACCATGAGGAGAAGgctaaaagacagaaacagggGCCATCAAGCTTTGCCTCGTCTCCTGCAGAGGACTGGGGTAACTTGCCCCACTATGTGATCCTACAGATCTTCCAGCACCTATCCCTCATAGATCGGGCCAGGGCCTCATCTGTCTGCCGACGCTGGAATGATGTTTTTCACACTCCAGACTTATGGCGGAAGTTTGAGTTTGAGCTCAACCAACCAGCCACATCTTATCTGCGTTCCACTCACCCTGACCTCATTCAGCAGATCATCAAGAAGCACGCCCAGCACCTGCAGTATGTTAGCTTCAAG GTGGACAGTTGCATAGACTCTGCAGAGGCAGCCTGTGATATACTTTCCCAGCTGGTGAACTGTACCATTAAGACTCTTGGGCTGATTTCTACAGCACGACCGAGCTTCATGGATGTGTCTCAG GCCCACTTCGTGTCTGCACTGACAGTGGTGTTCGTCAACTCCAAGTCCTTGTCCTCTATCAAGATTGAAGACACACCGGTGGATGACCCTTCCCTGAAAGTGCTGGTTGCCAACAACAGCGACACCCTTAAGTTACTGAAGATGAGCAGCTGTCCCCATGTCTCTCCAGCAG GTATCCTGTGTGTGGCAGACCAGTGCCACGGTCTCAGAGAGCTGGCCTTGAACTACCATCTCCTGAGTGACGAGCTCCTGCTTGCCCTCTCCTCTGAAAAGCATGTCCACTTGGAGCACCTGCGCATTGATGTGGTGAGTGAAAACCCTGGCCAGACACACTTTCATACCATCAAGAGGAGCAGCTGGGAGGCTTTGGTGCGACACTCACCCAAGGTCAACATTGTCATGTACTTCTTCCTTTATGAGGAGGAGTTTGAACCCTTCTTCTGTGAGGAGACTCCTGTCACCCACCTGTACTTTGGTCGAGCAGTTAGTAAAGATATGCTGGGGCGCATTGGACTGAACTGCCCTCGACTGGTGGAGCTAGTGGTTTGTGCCAATGGCCTGGAGCCCCTGGATGAAGAGCTCATCCGTATTGCTGAACGCTGCAAAAGCTTGACGGCCATCGGGCTAGGCGAATGTGAGGTGACCTGCAGTGGCTTTGTGGAGTTTGTAAAGATGTGTGGCGGCAGGCTGACTCAGCTGTCAATCATGGAGGAGGTGCTGATCCCAGACAGCAGCTACAACATGGAGCAGATCCACAGTGAAGTGTCCAAGCACCTGGGCCGCATTTGGTTCCCTGATATGATGCCCACCTGGTAG